From Myxococcales bacterium:
GCGGCCGATCCCAGGGAAGAAGCCCGAGCCCAGGAAGCGCTCGATCTCCTCGGCGCTGTCGGGCGCGCGCAGCGCGTAGTCGGTGACCCGCAGCGTGCGTTCGGCCTGATCGGCCCAGGCGCCACGCAGGCGCAGCGGCGTGCCGATCGCCACGTCGCCCAGCTCACCGACGGCGGTGATCGTCGTGCGGGCGTCGAGCGCGATCAGCGCGGCCGTGACGCCGAGCGCGGCGACGCGCTCGAGCACGCGCGCCAGCAACCCGTCGAGCTCGATCTCGATCGACGCCGGCGATGGCTCGTCGGGCACGCGCCGATGGTAGCAGGGCCGCGGCGCATCGCGGCGGCGGCGCGCCGGGCTCGCTCGACGCCGACACCGCGGCGGACGCCGGGGCGCCGCACGCGCAGCGGTTCGTTGGCGCCGGCCTCTGCCCAGGCCCGCGCGCGCGCGCGTACCCCGGCGCCAGGTCCGCTACGGCGCGCGCTCGAGCAGCGGCGCGCAGGTCGACACGCCGGCGCCGACGATCCGCATCGGCAGATCGGTGGCCACCTCCTCCTGCGCGCCGGTCTTCATGTGGACCGCGTGCACGCTCGAGGTGCCGTCGGCGGTGGTGAAGACGTAGAACACGCCGCCCCAGTGCGCGAAGGCGTACGACGACACGTGGGCCTCGCCGCCGGTGAGCGTCCACCGCTGACCCGCGGGCTGGCCGGTCGTGGGGTCGAGCTCCTGGATGACGCCGCGCCCGGGCGCCGGGAAGTACGCGAACAGGCGCCCGTCGCCGGTGCCGGTGAGCTCGGGGTGGTAGCCGTCGGCCGTGAACGTCGCGATCGGCCGCCACGTCGGCGGGGCCGTGGTCGGGTCGAGCGTGGCCAGGGTCTTGGTGCGCGTGTCGTCGAGGCCGGCCGCGACGAACAGCCGCTCGGTCGTGGCCTTCGGGCCGTCGGTGACGAAGCCCATGCCGAACGTCCGCGGCGCCCGCAGCGCGCCCCGGTCGCCGCGCACCGGCCGTCGATGATCGAGGCGCGGTGGACCTGGCCGTTCTGGTAGCCGAGCCACGCGACGCCGACGCGATCGACCGCCATCGAGTTCACCGAGCGCGACGGATCGCACGCCAGCGCCGCGACCTTGTGGAACGGATCGTCGGGGAGCTTGCGCGGATCGAACGAGTACAGGTTCGCGTCGTCGTCGACGACGTAGACCAGCTCGACGTCCTGGAGCGCGCAGGTGTCGACGCACGCGCCGTCGCTGCACGCGCCCCGGCAGGTCTCGAGCGTGGCGCCGGGCGTGCCGTCGGCCTGGCACTGCACGACGTCGTCGCCGACGCACGCGCGCGCGCCGGGCTGACAGCGCGGCGCGACCGCCGCGGGCGCCCCCGTCGGGTCGCGCCGCTCGGGTGGCGGGGCCGACGCCGACTCGCGGCCCTTGCACGAGCCGACCAGGGACAGGACCGCGAGCACGAGCGCACGTCGCATCGCCCGACGATGCCACGCCCGGCCCGCGGCGGGGCGGTCAGGCCGCGAGGTCGCGTCGCCACGTGGCCGCGAGCTCGCTCCCGCGCGCCGCCGCGCGCGCGAGCCACCGGGACCCGATCTGCCAGCTCCGCGCGACGAAGACGCCGTCGAGGTGGACGTACGCGAGCAGCAGCATCGCCTCCTCGCGGCCGGCCGGCGCGTCGAGCTCCGACGCCGCCGCGGTCTCCAGCCAGGCGACGCCCCGTGCGACGTCGCGCCGCGCGCCGAGCCCGAACAGCCGCAGCTTCCCGAGCTCCAGCGGCGCCGAGGCGTCGCCCAGGCCGAGCGCCACCTCGAACCACCTCCGCGCCTGGACGTAGCGCCCGGCGTGCTTGTACGAGAGCCCGACGTTGAGGGCGCAGCCGGCATCGCCCAGCCGCGCGCCGCGGGCCCACATCCGCCGGGCCGCCGCCGGATCGCGCCGGACGCCACGCCCGGCGTCCAGGTGAAACGCGAGCGCCGCGATGCACGACGGGTCGCGTAGCGCCGCGCCCTGGCGATAGAGCGCCACCGCCCGCCGGAGGCCTCGTCCGCCGCGGGCCGCGAGCGCCTGCCCGCGCCGCCATAGCGCGTCGCCGTCGGGCGCGCCGCGTCCGTCACCGCGTCCGTCATGTCTGCTGCGCTTCGCCATGCGCCGACCATATCGTGCGGACCGCGGCGTGGCGTGGACGACCCAGGCTGCCCCTGGGACGCCGGTGGACGCGCGCATGAGACACGCCCACGTCCGAGCCCGTGAAGTACGCGCCGCGCAGCCCGACGCCGGCGCCCGCGTCACGGTCCGTGGGGCTCCACCGCTGGCGCGCCGAGACGCACGCGCCGCGCGCCCGGCGTCAGTTGCAGTACGTGATCCGCAGGTACGGCCGGTTGGTGCCCACGTCCGAGCCCGTGAAGTACGCGTACGTGTACGCGGTGTTGGTGTTGTCGAGGCCGAACGTGAGCGAGTTGTCGACGAGGTCGGCGGTCCAGCTCCGGCTGCTGATCGTGATCGGGAACGCGTTGTACACGTTCACCGTCGGGGCGACCGGGTTGCCGACCTGGGCGGTCGTGCGCGGCAGGGCCGCCTGGGTGACCGTGGCGCGCGTCCAGTTGTTCCCGCTCGAGTACTGGACCCGCACGGTCGGCGTGGCCGAGACCGTGGTCGCGTACGCGTTGACGGTCATCGCCGAGATCGTGGCCGTGTCCGGGATGCTCGTCATGTCGAAGTGGAGCCAGCCGGTGATGTCGCACGGCGAGCCGCCGCCGCAGTCGCCGGTGGGGTTGTTGTACGCGCGGGTGTTGTTGTCGCGGTAGACCGAGCCGGCGGCCTGGGGGTACTGGATCGAGACCGACTGCGTGGCGTACAGGTTCACGGTCTGCGTCGTGCACCCGGCGCTGAACGTGGCCGTGACGCCGGTCAGGGGCGGCGATCGGGATCACGCAGGTGCCCGTGCCGGTGCACCCGCCCGACCAGCCCGTGAAGGTGTGGCCGGTCGTGGGGTCGCGGTCAGCGTGACCGAGGTGCCGTAGTTGAACGACGCGGCGCAGGTCCCGCCGCAGCTGATGCCCGACGGGCTCGACGTCACGGTCCCGGTCCCGGTGCCGGCCTTGGTGACCGTCAGCGTGTAGGGGACGAGCGTGAACGTCGCCGTCACGCTGCGCGCCTGGGTCATCGTCACGAGGCACGCGCCGGTGCCGGTGCAGGCGCCGCTCCAGCCGGCGAAGGACGACCCGGTGGCCGCGGTGGCGCTCAGCGCGACGGCGGTGCCCGAGGTGTACGAGCGGCTGCAGGTGGAGCCGCAGTTGATGCCGGCCGGGCTCGACGTCACGGTCCCGGTCCCGTTGCCGGCCCTCGTGACCGTCAGCGTGTACGTGTTGAGCGTGAAGGTCGCGGTGACCATCGTGGCGGCGTTGACCGTGACGCTGCAGGCCCCGGTCCCGGTGCACGCGCCGCTCCAGCCGGCGAAGGTCGAGTCGGACGCGGCCGTCGCCGTCAGGGCGACGACGGTGCCCGGGGCGTACGCCTCGCTGCAGTCGCTGCCGCAGTTGATGCCGGCCGGCGACGAGGTCACCGTGCCGGTGCCGGTGCCCGCGGTGGTGACGACGAGGGAGTTGTTGGAGGCGAACGACGCCTGCACGGTCAGGTCGGACGTCAGGGTCACCGAGCAGGTGCCGGTCCCGGTGCACCCGCCGCCGGTCCAGCCCAGGAACGTGACCCCGGCGCCCGGCGACGCGGTCAGCACCACGGTCGTGCCGTCGGCGTAGGCCTCGGTGCAGTCGGTGCCGCAGTCGATGCCGGCCGGGGCCGAGGTGACGGTGCCCATGCCCCCGCCCGCGGTCGTCACGGTCAGCGTCCGCTGGATCGGCACGAACGTGGCGGTGACGGTCGTGTCCGCCGTCAGCGTCACGACGCACGGCGCGGTGCCGGTGCAGCCGCCGCCCGACCAGCCCGAGAACGTCGAGCTCGCGTCGGCCGTGGCGATCACGGTCACCATCGTCCCCGCGGGCTGGGCCAGCGTGCAGGCGGTGCCGCAGTCGATGCCCGCCGGGCTCGACGACGGTCCCGGTGCCGCTGCCGGCGAGCGCGACGGTCAGCGTGACGTCGACCGGCGGTGCGTCGATGGGATCACCCGTCGTCGCGTCGGGGCTCGAGGCGACCGAGCCGCAGGCAGCCAGCGCGAGCGCGGCGGCCAGGCCCAGGGTGAGGGAAAGCGAGGACGCATAGGGGAACCGCATGGCCGCATCCTACCCGGCGGCCCGGCCGGTTCGATACGATTCTTCGCACGATCGTTTGTGCGCAAACTAACCCCCGGGGCCGACGCCTGGCCGCCTCGGCCCCGCGCGGCCATCGACGGCGGCGCAGGCTGCGCGATGGCAGGTCTCGGGCCACGTCCCGGGGTAGGCTGGGCGGGTGAGCAAGGCCTTCACCAAGGAGTCCGAGGACCTCCCCGAGCCGCCGGTGCGGCGCCGCGGGGTGCCGGTGCCGGAGTTCAACCTGGTCACCCCCGACGGGCTCGCCGCGGCGCGCGCCGAGCTCGAGGAGCTGACCCGGCGGGGCGGCGACCCCGATCGGCTCCGCGCGCTGACCGATCACCTCGCGACGGCGCAGGCGGTGGAGCCCGGGGACCTCGACGAGGTCGGGCTCGGCGCGACGGTCACCGTCGAGGACGACGACGGCCAGCGCCGGCAGTACCGGATCGTCGGCGCGATCGAGGCCGATCCGAAGCGCGGCTGGCTCGGCGCGGAGTCACCGCTCGCGCAGGCGCTGTGGGGCGCGCGGATCGGCGATCAGGTCGCGCTGCCGCGCGGGGACGTCGAGGTCGTCGCGATCAGCTACGCGCGTCCGCCGCGGGCGTGAGGTCGAGCCGGTCGCGGCCATCCCGGGCGCTGGGGCGATGACCGTGCGCCGCTCGTCGCCGGGGGGCACCAGCGCATCGGTCTGGACCGGTCGCCGCCGGTCCAGCCGCGCGCCGTCATGCCGCTCGTTGCCAGACGTCGGC
This genomic window contains:
- a CDS encoding sel1 repeat family protein yields the protein MRASTGVPGAAWVVHATPRSARYGRRMAKRSRHDGRGDGRGAPDGDALWRRGQALAARGGRGLRRAVALYRQGAALRDPSCIAALAFHLDAGRGVRRDPAAARRMWARGARLGDAGCALNVGLSYKHAGRYVQARRWFEVALGLGDASAPLELGKLRLFGLGARRDVARGVAWLETAAASELDAPAGREEAMLLLAYVHLDGVFVARSWQIGSRWLARAAARGSELAATWRRDLAA
- a CDS encoding DNRLRE domain-containing protein, which encodes MNLYATQSVSIQYPQAAGSVYRDNNTRAYNNPTGDCGGGSPCDITGWLHFDMTSIPDTATISAMTVNAYATTVSATPTVRVQYSSGNNWTRATVTQAALPRTTAQVGNPVAPTVNVYNAFPITISSRSWTADLVDNSLTFGLDNTNTAYTYAYFTGSDVGTNRPYLRITYCN
- a CDS encoding InlB B-repeat-containing protein; translated protein: MIATADASSTFSGWSGGGCTGTAPCVVTLTADTTVTATFVPIQRTLTVTTAGGGMGTVTSAPAGIDCGTDCTEAYADGTTVVLTASPGAGVTFLGWTGGGCTGTGTCSVTLTSDLTVQASFASNNSLVVTTAGTGTGTVTSSPAGINCGSDCSEAYAPGTVVALTATAASDSTFAGWSGACTGTGACSVTVNAATMVTATFTLNTYTLTVTRAGNGTGTVTSSPAGINCGSTCSRSYTSGTAVALSATAATGSSFAGWSGACTGTGACLVTMTQARSVTATFTLVPYTLTVTKAGTGTGTVTSSPSGISCGGTCAASFNYGTSVTLTATPRPATPSRAGRAGAPARAPA
- a CDS encoding GreA/GreB family elongation factor, yielding MSKAFTKESEDLPEPPVRRRGVPVPEFNLVTPDGLAAARAELEELTRRGGDPDRLRALTDHLATAQAVEPGDLDEVGLGATVTVEDDDGQRRQYRIVGAIEADPKRGWLGAESPLAQALWGARIGDQVALPRGDVEVVAISYARPPRA